Proteins encoded within one genomic window of Bacillus thuringiensis:
- a CDS encoding cation diffusion facilitator family transporter, with amino-acid sequence MGHSHDHGHSNNKKALLIAFVLTTSFMIAEVIGGFVTNSLALLSDAGHMLSDAVSLALSLLAFKLGEKTATTAKTYGYKRVEMLAALCNGVVLIVISVYIFIEAIRRFKEPVEIASNGMLIIAVLGLLINILSAWILMRGGDVKGNLNLRSAFLHVLGDLLGSVGAIIAALLIKFFGWTAADAIASILVSILVIISGWRVTRDTVHILMEGAPQNINVEEVKSTLLNITVVKEVHDLHIWSVTSDFQVLTCHLIIKGNETQSVLKEATEVLKEKFHVEHVTIQVEIDGEFHHSETTCKV; translated from the coding sequence ATGGGACATTCACATGATCACGGTCATTCTAATAATAAAAAGGCGCTACTAATTGCTTTTGTATTAACGACAAGTTTTATGATTGCTGAAGTTATTGGGGGATTTGTAACAAATAGCTTAGCACTACTATCTGACGCGGGGCATATGCTAAGTGATGCGGTATCTTTAGCTTTAAGTTTACTTGCGTTTAAGCTCGGAGAAAAAACAGCAACAACTGCGAAAACATACGGGTATAAGCGCGTCGAAATGTTAGCGGCATTATGTAACGGTGTCGTTCTTATTGTCATTTCAGTGTACATTTTTATTGAAGCAATTCGCCGTTTTAAAGAGCCAGTTGAGATTGCTAGTAATGGAATGCTCATTATTGCTGTACTTGGTCTGCTTATTAATATTTTATCAGCTTGGATATTAATGAGAGGCGGCGATGTGAAGGGAAATTTGAATTTAAGAAGTGCTTTCTTACACGTATTAGGCGATCTATTAGGATCAGTTGGAGCGATTATTGCTGCGCTACTTATTAAATTTTTCGGATGGACTGCTGCAGATGCGATTGCTAGTATTCTTGTGTCTATTTTAGTCATTATTAGTGGATGGCGTGTAACACGTGATACGGTCCATATATTAATGGAAGGTGCACCGCAGAACATAAATGTTGAAGAGGTAAAAAGTACATTATTAAATATTACGGTTGTAAAAGAAGTTCATGATTTGCACATATGGTCTGTCACATCGGATTTTCAAGTATTAACTTGCCACTTGATTATTAAAGGAAATGAAACACAAAGTGTATTAAAAGAGGCTACGGAAGTATTAAAAGAGAAGTTTCATGTAGAACATGTCACTATTCAAGTAGAAATAGATGGTGAATTTCATCATAGTGAGACAACTTGCAAAGTATGA
- the fbpA gene encoding Fur-regulated basic protein FbpA, translating to MSSQLRFAVENRKRHLIDELIGAGVFKIRDRQLYELSLEELEKEYEDMEDYANIQA from the coding sequence ATGAGTAGTCAACTCCGTTTTGCTGTTGAAAATCGTAAGAGGCATTTAATTGATGAGTTAATTGGGGCAGGTGTGTTTAAAATTCGCGACCGACAATTATACGAGCTGTCTTTAGAGGAATTGGAAAAAGAGTACGAAGATATGGAAGATTATGCAAATATTCAGGCATAG